The genomic window GCTCCCTCCGAGCTCGTCCTGGGCGGGGGGGCCGAGCCCTCGGGGGCCGGGCCCTGTTCGGGGCCCGGGCCGCGATCGGACCGGCCCGTCGATGGGTCGGACATCAAAAACGTCCCTTCTCATGACGCACGCTCCCAGGCGTGCGGCGCGTGCGTCGCACCGGGCGGGAGCGGCTCCCACCGGGCGCCGTCGCGCTCGATCCATTGATGAGTCCTGCGGACGCGGCCCGCCTCTAGGCCAGGCCCGAGGGCCTGGAGAAGCTCGTGCGGGCGCACCCCGCGGGGGTGGGTGGCGAGCTCGGTGCCCAGCAGCGTGCCCTCCTGCTGGCCCTCGAGCACGCCGAGGGAGACGATGGCCGGTCGCAGGTCGTCGGTGACCTGGCGGCCCTTGCGCTCCCGAGTGACGAGCAGTTGGCTGGCCTTCAGCGCGCCGTCCACCAGACCGGCCATCTGCACCTGGCCCACGTCGACGACCTCCACCTCCCAGGAGCAGGAGGTGACATCGTGCTGGAGCGACGGG from Acidimicrobiales bacterium includes these protein-coding regions:
- a CDS encoding TIGR03936 family radical SAM-associated protein, whose product is MRIRIRFAKTGKVRWTSHRDVARMWERALRRVRLPVAYTEGFSPRPRVSFGLALPTGHESDAEYLDVELAGPGGREHELTDLPAALSDALPDGVDVLAAAVLDGRVPSLQHDVTSCSWEVEVVDVGQVQMAGLVDGALKASQLLVTRERKGRQVTDDLRPAIVSLGVLEGQQEGTLLGTELATHPRGVRPHELLQALGPGLEAGRVRRTHQWIERDGARWEPLPPGATHAPHAWERAS